The following are encoded together in the Pedobacter sp. D749 genome:
- a CDS encoding LURP-one-related/scramblase family protein — protein MNKQIPPFFLSDEYFIDEKVNFLKFANEYKVYNDQGTQIGIIKQRISGWHKVLTLLVDKRMMPFKLEITDINDQLQATITRGWTFWMSKILVTDPLGVEVGIIKQKFKLFKPTFTISSPTSGEEIAKISGDWKAWNFTITNNAGVEMGKISKKWAGALKEVFTTADKYNVSIDPSYAESNQKVAIVATAITIDMVLKESK, from the coding sequence ATGAACAAGCAGATTCCTCCATTTTTTTTAAGCGACGAATATTTTATTGATGAGAAAGTAAACTTTTTAAAGTTTGCGAACGAGTACAAAGTTTATAACGATCAGGGCACTCAGATCGGGATTATTAAACAGCGTATTTCTGGCTGGCACAAGGTTCTAACCTTATTGGTTGATAAGCGAATGATGCCTTTTAAATTAGAAATTACTGATATAAACGATCAGTTACAGGCAACCATTACCAGAGGCTGGACATTCTGGATGTCGAAAATTCTTGTTACCGATCCGCTTGGTGTTGAAGTGGGTATTATTAAACAAAAATTTAAATTATTTAAACCAACTTTTACCATTTCGAGTCCAACTTCTGGGGAGGAGATTGCAAAAATATCTGGCGATTGGAAAGCCTGGAACTTTACCATCACTAACAATGCAGGTGTCGAAATGGGCAAAATAAGTAAAAAATGGGCTGGTGCTTTGAAAGAGGTTTTTACCACAGCCGATAAATACAATGTTTCTATCGATCCCAGTTATGCAGAAAGTAATCAAAAAGTTGCGATTGTGGCCACTGCCATCACCATTGATATGGTTTTGAAGGAGAGTAAATAA
- a CDS encoding S1 RNA-binding domain-containing protein has product MIEIGKYNELRILSKTEAGLNLTDGDKLVILPYQYVPNGVEIGDNINVFVFVQKDGRLTGTTQKAYAEVGDFAFLKVVSDGDDGVFMDLGIDKDVYVPDREQKRPMQKGYKYVVYLYLDESNDRLLASSKLYDFVEEDGFDFEEGDEVSLLITEETDLGFNAIINNTYIGLLYNNEVFDNIQPGEMRKGWIKKIRVEGKIDLTLQPSGYGHILDSKEMMLRELKKSGGVIELGDKSSPEDIYHRFQISKSAFKKTIGSLYKERLIVLSDDSIRLLTDEDAE; this is encoded by the coding sequence ATGATTGAAATAGGAAAATACAACGAGTTAAGGATTTTAAGCAAAACAGAAGCTGGATTAAACTTAACTGACGGCGATAAACTAGTCATCCTGCCTTACCAATACGTTCCGAATGGTGTAGAAATTGGCGATAACATTAATGTTTTTGTTTTTGTACAGAAAGATGGCCGCCTAACGGGAACTACCCAGAAAGCTTATGCAGAAGTAGGCGATTTTGCCTTTTTAAAAGTGGTTTCCGATGGTGATGATGGCGTTTTTATGGACCTTGGTATTGATAAAGATGTATATGTTCCGGATCGCGAGCAAAAAAGGCCAATGCAAAAAGGCTATAAATATGTGGTTTACCTGTATTTAGACGAAAGCAACGACCGCTTGTTGGCTTCTTCTAAACTATATGATTTTGTTGAAGAAGATGGCTTCGATTTTGAAGAGGGCGATGAAGTAAGCTTATTGATTACCGAAGAAACCGATCTTGGTTTCAACGCCATTATCAACAATACTTATATAGGTTTGCTTTACAATAACGAGGTTTTCGATAATATCCAACCAGGCGAAATGCGCAAGGGCTGGATCAAGAAAATCCGTGTAGAAGGTAAAATCGATTTAACCTTACAACCAAGCGGTTATGGCCATATTCTCGATTCGAAAGAGATGATGTTAAGGGAGCTGAAAAAGAGTGGCGGTGTAATTGAACTGGGCGACAAAAGTTCCCCGGAAGATATTTATCATCGTTTCCAAATCAGTAAAAGCGCTTTCAAAAAAACCATTGGCTCATTGTATAAAGAGCGTTTAATCGTACTTTCTGACGATTCGATCAGGTTACTAACAGACGAAGACGCTGAATAG
- a CDS encoding MCP four helix bundle domain-containing protein: MKFAFSLKNKLKIAFLLFCIMCCTLLIRFLEDKSVEKINESFISMYNDRLVPATDLYFIAENLYHKNEILQEIVLGNSAVHPSTGMVKMNKHNRKIDSVINKYELTLLVKQEKSFLNDLKKALTVQQGLETKILNVAGTEGRAIYESMGRNASKQTLAKLSALIKIQSKVGNELIKGSEIFVSGTKVYSTLQVILAIVIGIMIVAIVSASNAVKIQSEKFNLN; encoded by the coding sequence ATGAAATTTGCTTTTAGTCTTAAGAACAAGCTAAAAATAGCTTTCCTGCTTTTTTGCATCATGTGCTGCACTTTGCTGATCCGTTTTTTAGAGGATAAAAGTGTAGAAAAGATTAACGAATCTTTTATTTCAATGTACAATGACCGGCTGGTACCGGCAACAGACTTATATTTTATTGCTGAAAACCTATATCATAAAAATGAGATCCTTCAGGAAATAGTGTTGGGCAATAGTGCTGTTCATCCCTCAACTGGTATGGTGAAGATGAATAAACACAACCGTAAAATAGATTCGGTAATTAATAAATACGAACTTACTTTATTGGTAAAGCAGGAGAAAAGTTTTTTAAACGACCTTAAAAAGGCATTAACTGTTCAGCAAGGATTGGAAACTAAAATTTTGAACGTGGCTGGCACAGAGGGTAGGGCAATTTACGAGTCGATGGGTAGAAATGCCTCAAAACAGACTTTAGCTAAACTTTCGGCGCTCATTAAAATACAATCTAAAGTTGGGAATGAGCTGATTAAAGGATCAGAAATTTTTGTTTCAGGAACCAAGGTTTACTCTACTTTACAGGTTATTTTGGCGATAGTAATTGGAATTATGATTGTGGCCATAGTTTCGGCTTCTAATGCAGTGAAAATTCAGAGCGAGAAATTTAATTTGAATTAG
- a CDS encoding ATP-dependent RecD-like DNA helicase, whose protein sequence is MLTDKSQLIASAYEHTPTKEQLLFCERMSVFLQQDDEYRCFVLKGYAGTGKTTSVAALVKVLKQFNLRSELLAPTGRAAKVMSQYSYRKALTIHKRIYRKRSAASPEMQFQLAPNLSENTLFIIDEASMIADEFNETGSSILRDLLEFVYNTKNCFLLFVGDTAQLPPVGSLDSPALNEQYLKDKFALTISSVELKEVVRQGKKSGILANATMLRNQIAKNPENPMPKFLTKNYTDIYNMAGARLVEGLEYAYRKFGMENTLVVCRSNKSANVYNQQIRARLLYREEELTGGDQIMVVRNNYFWLPENEDTAFIANGDMAKVIRVRGEEERYGFRFADATLEFMDFPAAGQISCKVMLDTLNLESANLPYEQNKKLFDGLNEDYEHIANKRQRMLAIKADPFYNALQIKFAYAVTCHKAQGGQWDAVFADQGYLTEEMIDLDFLRWLYTAVTRAKKELYLVNFAPQLFAKTAQEDYF, encoded by the coding sequence ATGTTAACCGATAAAAGCCAGCTTATTGCCTCAGCATACGAACATACACCTACCAAAGAACAATTGCTTTTTTGCGAACGGATGTCGGTATTTTTGCAACAGGATGATGAGTACCGCTGTTTTGTATTAAAAGGTTATGCCGGTACGGGTAAAACTACTTCTGTAGCGGCTTTGGTAAAGGTTTTGAAACAATTTAACCTGCGTAGTGAGTTGCTGGCTCCAACCGGAAGGGCTGCGAAAGTTATGAGTCAGTATTCATACCGGAAAGCACTAACCATACATAAACGGATTTACCGCAAGCGCTCAGCGGCATCGCCAGAAATGCAGTTTCAGCTGGCACCTAATCTCTCCGAGAATACGCTGTTTATTATCGATGAGGCCTCGATGATTGCCGATGAATTCAATGAAACAGGCTCTTCCATATTAAGAGATCTGCTGGAGTTTGTGTACAATACCAAAAACTGCTTTTTACTTTTTGTGGGCGATACGGCACAGTTGCCTCCTGTGGGGAGCTTGGATAGTCCGGCATTGAATGAGCAGTACCTTAAAGATAAATTCGCCTTAACAATTTCGTCGGTTGAATTGAAAGAAGTGGTTAGGCAGGGAAAAAAATCGGGTATTTTGGCCAATGCCACGATGCTGCGGAACCAGATTGCCAAAAATCCTGAAAATCCGATGCCTAAGTTCCTGACAAAAAACTACACCGATATTTACAACATGGCGGGGGCACGTTTGGTAGAAGGACTGGAGTATGCTTACCGAAAATTCGGTATGGAAAATACCCTTGTGGTTTGCCGTTCCAATAAATCGGCCAATGTGTATAACCAGCAGATTAGAGCAAGGTTGCTGTACCGCGAAGAAGAATTAACAGGTGGTGATCAGATTATGGTGGTTCGCAATAATTATTTCTGGCTGCCTGAGAACGAGGATACTGCTTTTATTGCCAATGGAGATATGGCGAAAGTAATTCGTGTGAGGGGAGAAGAAGAACGTTATGGATTCCGTTTTGCCGATGCCACATTGGAGTTTATGGATTTCCCTGCTGCGGGGCAGATTAGCTGTAAAGTAATGTTGGATACTTTAAATTTAGAAAGTGCAAATCTTCCTTACGAACAAAATAAAAAGCTTTTTGATGGCCTTAACGAAGATTATGAGCATATTGCCAATAAGAGACAGCGTATGCTGGCCATTAAAGCCGATCCTTTTTATAATGCGCTGCAAATTAAGTTTGCCTATGCTGTTACCTGCCATAAAGCGCAGGGTGGACAGTGGGATGCTGTTTTTGCAGACCAGGGTTATCTTACGGAAGAAATGATCGATCTGGATTTTCTACGATGGCTGTATACCGCTGTAACGCGAGCAAAAAAAGAGTTATATTTAGTCAATTTTGCGCCCCAGCTTTTCGCGAAGACAGCGCAGGAAGATTACTTTTAG
- a CDS encoding putative sensor domain DACNV-containing protein: MSYKPTYKAANTIAATIEQHFVKLHKNAIAQGEIDLATQPDQKIIEAIIDVAFWSSLRKEEGHSPRISIAFLPPEQTSKPLRFAKKLALNANTLTKIAPGIERSGIHLGVWEEDGELYIWGTTLNIPNFCFVVDVSEPGLIVIKHRRIYGIGKFTNVAVLKGEQIRIVDDRSCTNRDCPPILQALLDLTVLASWNDPINILIQFSVSMRAHGRGGALLIVPKGDTKWEESIIHPIQYLVEPPFCGLSNLAKQNGNQSEIFSQGAVRREVEHLAGLTAVDGATIINEEFDLIAFGAKIGRAKGKPTVEQIAFSEPIVGGEDKILYPGQLGGTRHFSVAQFVNDQSQSIGLVASQDGHFTIFSYSKKQNMVMAHRIETLLL, translated from the coding sequence ATGAGTTATAAGCCTACCTATAAAGCGGCAAACACGATTGCAGCAACGATAGAACAACATTTTGTTAAACTGCATAAAAATGCGATTGCACAAGGTGAGATAGATTTGGCTACTCAACCAGATCAAAAAATAATTGAAGCGATAATTGATGTTGCTTTTTGGAGCAGTCTGCGTAAGGAGGAAGGGCATTCGCCGCGGATTTCGATTGCTTTTTTACCACCGGAGCAAACCTCGAAACCATTACGGTTTGCGAAAAAACTAGCGTTAAACGCGAATACCTTAACCAAAATAGCACCTGGGATTGAACGTTCAGGGATCCACTTAGGGGTATGGGAAGAGGATGGAGAACTTTATATCTGGGGTACAACCCTTAATATTCCGAACTTTTGTTTTGTAGTTGATGTTTCTGAACCTGGTTTAATCGTGATTAAACACCGGAGGATTTATGGCATTGGCAAGTTTACCAACGTTGCTGTGCTAAAAGGGGAGCAGATTCGTATTGTTGACGATAGAAGCTGTACAAATAGAGATTGTCCTCCTATTTTGCAGGCATTACTAGATCTGACTGTTTTGGCTAGCTGGAATGATCCGATTAATATTTTGATCCAGTTTTCGGTTTCTATGCGTGCGCATGGCAGGGGTGGGGCCTTATTAATTGTACCAAAAGGAGATACAAAATGGGAAGAATCTATTATTCACCCGATACAGTATTTGGTAGAACCTCCATTCTGTGGCCTATCTAACCTGGCGAAACAGAACGGAAATCAGAGTGAAATTTTCTCGCAGGGCGCTGTTCGCCGTGAGGTTGAGCATTTGGCGGGTTTAACCGCGGTTGATGGTGCAACGATCATCAACGAAGAATTTGACCTGATTGCATTTGGCGCCAAAATCGGTCGCGCAAAGGGGAAACCTACGGTAGAGCAGATTGCTTTTTCAGAGCCGATTGTTGGTGGAGAGGACAAAATTCTTTATCCCGGACAACTTGGTGGTACCCGCCATTTTTCTGTGGCCCAGTTTGTAAACGACCAGTCTCAGTCTATTGGTTTAGTTGCCTCTCAGGACGGCCATTTTACCATTTTCAGCTACAGTAAAAAGCAAAATATGGTAATGGCACATCGCATTGAAACACTACTTCTATAA